A single Agrococcus sp. ARC_14 DNA region contains:
- the pepN gene encoding aminopeptidase N, with product MPGENLTRAEAQERAALVQVESYDIALDLTTGDEVFRSTTTVTFTATEGSSTFIDHISRAVHAVTLNGTELDASAVNDGVRIQLDGLSAENVLTVVSDAAYVNTGEGLHRFVDPVDGEVYLYSQFEVPDSRRVFAVFEQPDLKASFRFTITAPAAWQVVSNQPTPEPVVDGDTGTWAFEPTPRISSYITALVAGPYTVTRSELTSSSGRTIPLGIFCRASLAEHMDADYIFETTRKGFVFYEEQFGVPYPFDKYDQLFVPEFNAGAMENAGCVTFTESYVFRAQVTDAIRERRVVTVLHELAHMWFGDLVTMKWWNDLWLNESFAEWASTLATAEATEWTGAWTTFQAMEKTWAYRQDQLPSTHPIVAEIRDLDDVQVNFDGITYAKGGSVLKQLVAWVGLPAFMQGVGAYFRKHAWGNTELADLLVELEAASGRDLGEWSKLWLETAGVNTLRPSITTTDDGIITAFAVEQTAVADHPTLRPHRLAIGFYELAGGALRRTERVEIDVDGPLTQVPQLVGHVRPALILINDDDLAYAKIRLDEQSMQTALSSLRTIEDPLARALVWGAAWDATRDAETPASDYVDLVLDNIDAETESTTIRLSLGQVAQAARTYVHPSRRAETLQKVGDRLWKLASKAEAGSDAQFQFVGAFASVASTPKHAEQLQALLDGTRTLDGLTVDSDLRWQLLDGLVLNGAAGEEQIAAELASDDTATGRQFAARARATIPTKEAKEAAFASVADASGASNMIVRYTGLGLQHVNDPASLADIVTRYHDAIQQIWDSRTYQVAEGLLGGLYPAVVASEELAAATRAWLSSNEPVPALRRIVIEHLAGVERALAAQQRDA from the coding sequence GTGCCCGGAGAGAACCTCACTCGCGCCGAAGCCCAGGAGCGCGCCGCGCTCGTCCAGGTCGAGAGCTACGACATCGCCCTCGATCTCACCACCGGCGACGAGGTGTTCCGCTCGACGACCACGGTGACGTTCACCGCCACCGAGGGCTCGTCGACCTTCATCGACCACATCTCCCGCGCCGTGCACGCCGTGACCCTCAACGGCACGGAGCTCGACGCATCCGCCGTGAACGATGGCGTGCGCATCCAGCTCGACGGGCTCTCGGCCGAGAACGTGCTGACGGTCGTCTCCGATGCCGCCTACGTCAACACGGGCGAGGGCCTGCACCGCTTCGTCGACCCCGTCGACGGCGAGGTGTACCTCTACTCGCAGTTCGAGGTGCCCGACTCGCGCCGCGTCTTCGCGGTCTTCGAGCAGCCCGACCTCAAGGCGAGCTTCCGCTTCACGATCACGGCCCCCGCCGCATGGCAGGTCGTCTCGAACCAGCCGACGCCCGAGCCCGTCGTCGATGGCGATACCGGCACCTGGGCGTTCGAGCCCACGCCGCGCATCTCGAGCTACATCACGGCGCTCGTCGCCGGCCCGTACACGGTGACGCGCTCCGAGCTCACCTCCAGCAGCGGCCGCACCATCCCGCTGGGCATCTTCTGCCGCGCCTCGCTCGCCGAGCACATGGACGCCGACTACATTTTCGAGACCACCCGCAAGGGCTTCGTGTTCTACGAGGAGCAGTTCGGCGTCCCCTACCCGTTCGACAAGTACGACCAGCTGTTCGTGCCGGAGTTCAACGCCGGTGCGATGGAGAACGCCGGATGCGTGACGTTCACCGAGTCGTACGTGTTCCGCGCGCAGGTGACCGACGCCATCCGTGAGCGCCGTGTCGTCACGGTGCTGCACGAGCTCGCGCACATGTGGTTCGGCGACCTCGTCACCATGAAGTGGTGGAACGACCTGTGGCTCAACGAGTCGTTCGCCGAGTGGGCGTCGACGCTCGCCACCGCCGAGGCCACCGAGTGGACCGGCGCATGGACGACCTTCCAGGCGATGGAGAAGACCTGGGCGTACCGCCAGGACCAGCTGCCCTCCACGCACCCGATCGTCGCCGAGATCCGCGACCTCGACGACGTGCAGGTCAACTTCGACGGCATCACCTACGCCAAGGGCGGCTCGGTGCTCAAGCAGCTCGTGGCCTGGGTGGGCCTGCCGGCCTTCATGCAGGGCGTCGGCGCCTACTTCCGCAAGCACGCATGGGGCAACACGGAGCTCGCGGATCTGCTGGTCGAGCTCGAGGCCGCCAGCGGCCGTGATCTGGGCGAGTGGAGCAAGCTGTGGCTCGAGACCGCCGGCGTCAACACGCTGCGCCCGAGCATCACGACCACCGATGACGGCATCATCACGGCATTCGCCGTCGAGCAGACCGCCGTCGCCGACCACCCGACGCTCCGCCCGCACCGCCTCGCCATCGGCTTCTACGAGCTGGCCGGTGGCGCGCTGCGCCGCACCGAGCGCGTGGAGATCGACGTGGACGGCCCGCTCACCCAGGTGCCGCAGCTCGTCGGTCACGTGCGCCCGGCGCTCATCCTCATCAACGACGACGACCTCGCCTACGCCAAGATCCGCCTCGACGAGCAGTCGATGCAGACCGCGCTGTCGAGCCTGCGCACCATCGAGGACCCACTCGCTCGCGCGCTCGTCTGGGGCGCGGCGTGGGATGCGACGCGCGATGCCGAGACGCCCGCGAGCGACTACGTCGACCTCGTGCTCGACAACATCGACGCGGAGACCGAGTCGACCACGATCCGCCTCTCTCTCGGCCAGGTGGCACAGGCAGCGCGCACCTACGTGCACCCCTCGCGCCGCGCCGAGACCCTCCAGAAGGTGGGCGACCGCCTCTGGAAGCTCGCCTCGAAGGCCGAGGCCGGCTCCGACGCGCAGTTCCAGTTCGTCGGCGCGTTCGCCAGCGTGGCCTCCACGCCGAAGCACGCCGAGCAGCTGCAGGCCCTGCTCGACGGCACGCGCACGCTCGACGGGCTGACGGTCGACAGCGACCTGCGCTGGCAGCTGCTCGACGGCCTGGTGCTGAACGGCGCGGCCGGCGAGGAGCAGATCGCTGCGGAGCTCGCGAGCGACGACACGGCGACCGGCCGTCAGTTCGCCGCCCGCGCTCGCGCCACCATCCCCACGAAGGAGGCGAAGGAGGCGGCGTTCGCCTCGGTCGCCGATGCGTCCGGCGCCTCGAACATGATCGTGCGCTACACGGGCCTCGGCCTGCAGCACGTCAACGACCCGGCCTCGCTGGCCGACATCGTGACGCGCTACCACGACGCCATCCAGCAGATCTGGGACTCCCGCACCTACCAGGTGGCGGAGGGGCTGCTGGGCGGCCTCTACCCCGCAGTGGTGGCCAGCGAGGAGCTTGCGGCTGCGACGCGCGCCTGGCTCTCGTCGAACGAGCCGGTGCCGGCGCTGCGGCGCATCGTCATCGAGCACCTCGCCGGCGTGGAGCGCGCCCTCGCTGCGCAGCAGCGGGACGCCTGA
- the coxB gene encoding cytochrome c oxidase subunit II, with protein sequence MVVALALAGCTQAQLQGYMPSTPGLTNHVDRIMGLWTTSWIVLLGVGLITWGLMIWAGIAYRRRKGQTGLPVQLRYHMPLEIFFTIVPLILVAGFFAFTARDQAVIEEPIEDPDYSLTVYGKRWAWDFVYDREGQDPVYYQGLQAMNDPESNLIDPESLPTLYLPTNSSIEITLESRDVAHSFWVVEFLYKKDMLPGVTNHMYFETGSEEGVLRGKCAELCGEYHSLMLFNVELVSPAEYDAYLESLEAAGNVGPIDASINPDPVPGTEPGSSEEGGDH encoded by the coding sequence GTGGTCGTCGCTCTGGCGCTGGCCGGATGCACCCAGGCACAGCTGCAGGGGTACATGCCGTCGACGCCGGGCCTGACGAACCACGTCGACCGCATCATGGGCCTGTGGACGACCTCCTGGATCGTGCTGCTGGGCGTCGGCCTCATCACCTGGGGCCTCATGATCTGGGCCGGCATCGCCTACCGCCGCCGCAAGGGCCAGACCGGCCTTCCGGTGCAGCTGCGCTACCACATGCCGCTCGAGATCTTCTTCACGATCGTGCCGCTCATCCTCGTCGCCGGCTTCTTCGCGTTCACCGCACGCGACCAGGCGGTCATCGAGGAGCCCATTGAGGATCCCGACTACTCGCTGACCGTCTACGGCAAGCGCTGGGCGTGGGACTTCGTCTACGACCGCGAGGGCCAGGACCCGGTGTACTACCAGGGCCTGCAGGCGATGAACGATCCCGAGTCGAACCTCATCGACCCCGAGTCGCTGCCGACGCTCTACCTGCCGACGAACTCGAGCATCGAGATCACCCTCGAGTCGCGCGACGTCGCCCACTCGTTCTGGGTCGTGGAGTTCCTCTACAAGAAGGACATGCTCCCCGGCGTCACGAACCACATGTACTTCGAGACCGGCTCCGAGGAGGGCGTCCTGCGCGGCAAGTGCGCAGAGCTCTGCGGCGAGTATCACTCGCTCATGCTCTTCAACGTCGAGCTGGTCAGCCCGGCGGAGTACGACGCATACCTGGAGAGCCTCGAGGCCGCAGGCAACGTCGGCCCCATCGACGCATCCATCAACCCTGACCCGGTGCCCGGCACCGAGCCTGGTTCGAGCGAGGAAGGCGGGGACCACTGA
- the ctaD gene encoding cytochrome c oxidase subunit I — MTATAERGTARAAISPSAQRKGNVVVSWITTTDHKTIGYLYLITSVLFFLIGGVMALLIRAQLFAPGLEIVPTEEQYNQLFTMHGTIMLLMFATPLFAGFANVMMPLHIGAPDVAFPRLNALAYWMFTFGSLIALAGFLTPQGAASFGWFAYTPLSTSAFSPGMGGNLWVLGLGLSGFGTIMGGVNFITTIITMRAPGMTMFRMSIFSWNILITSVLVIIAFPVLAAAMFGLAMDRIFGGHIYDPANGGAVLWQHLFWFFGHPEVYIIALPFFGIISEVIPVFSRKPIFGYNTLVGATIAIAALSVTVWAHHMYVTGTVLLPWFSLMTMLIAVPTGVKIFNWIGTMWRGSITWESPMLWAFGFLVTFTFGGLTGVILASPPLDFAVSDTYFVVAHFHYVVFGTVVFAMFSGFYFWWPKWTGKMLNDRLGHVHFWMLFIGFHVTFLVQHWLGVIGMPRRYYTYLAEDGFTWMNQLSTIGAMLLGLSMIPFFWNVWITARTAPKVEVDDPWGTGRSLEWATSCPPPRHNFNSIPRIRSESPAFDLHHPNAGLQVGVGPLKDAPDRPVLDLSRDEVR; from the coding sequence ATGACTGCAACGGCAGAGCGCGGCACCGCGCGCGCCGCGATCAGCCCCAGCGCCCAGCGCAAGGGCAACGTCGTCGTCAGCTGGATCACCACCACTGACCACAAGACGATCGGCTACCTGTACCTGATCACGTCGGTGCTGTTCTTCCTGATCGGCGGCGTCATGGCGCTGCTGATCCGTGCGCAGCTGTTCGCGCCGGGGCTGGAGATCGTGCCGACCGAGGAGCAGTACAACCAGCTCTTCACGATGCACGGCACGATCATGCTGCTGATGTTCGCGACGCCGCTGTTCGCCGGCTTCGCCAACGTGATGATGCCGCTGCACATCGGTGCGCCCGACGTCGCGTTCCCGCGCCTGAACGCGCTGGCCTACTGGATGTTCACCTTCGGCTCGCTCATCGCGCTCGCCGGCTTCCTGACGCCGCAGGGCGCAGCCTCGTTCGGCTGGTTCGCCTACACGCCGCTGAGCACCTCGGCCTTCTCGCCCGGCATGGGCGGCAACCTCTGGGTGCTGGGCCTGGGCCTGTCGGGCTTCGGCACGATCATGGGTGGCGTCAACTTCATCACCACGATCATCACGATGCGCGCACCGGGCATGACGATGTTCCGGATGTCGATCTTCTCCTGGAACATCCTCATCACCTCGGTGCTCGTGATCATCGCGTTCCCGGTGCTCGCCGCGGCCATGTTCGGCCTCGCGATGGACCGCATCTTCGGCGGGCACATCTACGATCCCGCCAACGGCGGAGCCGTGCTGTGGCAACACCTCTTCTGGTTCTTCGGCCACCCAGAGGTGTACATCATCGCCCTGCCGTTCTTCGGCATCATCTCCGAGGTCATCCCGGTCTTCAGCCGCAAGCCGATCTTCGGCTACAACACGCTCGTGGGCGCGACGATCGCGATCGCTGCCCTGTCGGTCACCGTCTGGGCGCACCACATGTACGTCACGGGCACCGTGCTGCTGCCGTGGTTCTCGCTCATGACGATGCTCATCGCGGTGCCGACGGGTGTGAAGATCTTCAACTGGATCGGCACGATGTGGCGAGGGTCCATCACGTGGGAGTCGCCCATGCTGTGGGCGTTCGGCTTCCTCGTGACGTTCACCTTCGGCGGTCTGACGGGCGTGATCCTGGCATCGCCGCCGCTCGACTTCGCCGTCTCCGACACCTACTTCGTGGTGGCGCACTTCCACTACGTGGTGTTCGGCACGGTCGTGTTCGCGATGTTCTCCGGCTTCTACTTCTGGTGGCCGAAGTGGACGGGCAAGATGCTCAACGACCGGTTGGGCCACGTGCACTTCTGGATGCTGTTCATCGGCTTCCACGTGACGTTCCTCGTGCAGCACTGGCTGGGCGTCATCGGCATGCCCCGCCGCTACTACACCTACCTCGCCGAGGACGGGTTCACCTGGATGAACCAGCTCTCGACGATCGGCGCCATGCTGCTGGGCCTGTCGATGATCCCGTTCTTCTGGAACGTCTGGATCACGGCTCGCACGGCGCCCAAGGTCGAGGTCGATGACCCCTGGGGCACCGGCCGCTCGCTCGAGTGGGCGACGAGCTGCCCGCCGCCGCGTCACAACTTCAACTCGATCCCGCGCATCCGCTCGGAGTCCCCGGCCTTCGACCTGCACCACCCCAACGCGGGGCTGCAGGTGGGCGTCGGTCCGCTGAAGGATGCACCGGATCGCCCAGTGCTCGATCTCTCGAGGGACGAGGTCCGCTGA
- a CDS encoding globin, producing MPTPEQQTFFDAVGGEAFFRDLVHAFYERVWADDVLRAMYPQDDRAGAEDRFSMFLMQYWGGPGTYSEQRGHPRLRMRHMPFPIDHDARNRWVASMTGALDALDPAPLHRAELEDYFDRAATAMVNHNPLIR from the coding sequence ATGCCGACGCCCGAGCAGCAGACCTTCTTCGACGCCGTCGGCGGCGAGGCCTTCTTCCGCGATCTCGTGCACGCCTTCTACGAGCGGGTGTGGGCAGACGACGTGCTGCGCGCCATGTACCCGCAGGACGACCGCGCCGGCGCCGAGGATCGCTTCAGCATGTTCCTCATGCAGTACTGGGGCGGCCCCGGCACCTACAGCGAGCAGCGCGGTCACCCGCGGCTGCGCATGCGCCACATGCCGTTCCCCATCGACCACGACGCGCGCAATCGCTGGGTCGCCAGCATGACGGGCGCGCTCGACGCGCTCGACCCCGCACCGCTGCACCGCGCGGAGCTCGAGGACTACTTCGATCGCGCCGCGACGGCGATGGTCAACCACAACCCGCTCATCCGCTGA
- a CDS encoding cytochrome c oxidase subunit 4, with the protein MRANILLLSIIAVFFYLCAAVYTVWHMGTYAGTVEWAGTLGMGLTGVMATLIAFYLVLVHRGQSGEMAMDRLDGELDEDDPEMGHFAPWSWWPIGLGGALAILFLSIAGPTFLIPIGVGLLLIMLVGWVYEHYRGNFSR; encoded by the coding sequence ATGCGCGCGAACATCCTGCTGCTGTCGATCATCGCCGTCTTCTTCTACCTGTGCGCCGCGGTCTACACCGTGTGGCACATGGGCACCTACGCGGGCACGGTCGAGTGGGCCGGCACGCTGGGCATGGGCCTGACGGGCGTCATGGCGACGCTCATCGCCTTCTACCTGGTGCTCGTGCACCGCGGGCAGAGCGGCGAGATGGCCATGGACCGCCTCGACGGCGAGCTCGACGAGGACGACCCCGAGATGGGTCACTTCGCGCCTTGGAGCTGGTGGCCGATCGGCCTCGGTGGCGCCCTCGCGATCCTGTTCCTGTCGATCGCCGGCCCCACGTTCCTCATCCCGATCGGTGTCGGGCTGCTGCTCATCATGCTGGTGGGCTGGGTGTACGAGCACTACCGCGGCAACTTCAGCCGCTGA
- a CDS encoding DNA-formamidopyrimidine glycosylase family protein, translating to MPEGHSVHRIARQFATNFVGRTATVSSPQGRFEVGAAELDGHEITSSEAIGKHLLLGFGGTAAAPERVLHVHLGIYGAWDFAGAISVDPTILAARAAVGAARMGQTGMRGTQPAAAGVDGEHEDSIASIGAPRLARLRAGEHETASEAATFPPDPVGQVRVRILTDSSVADLRGPTVCEVLDEAQVRALAERLGPDPEAPTESRKHAEERFVARAARSGQAIGQLLMDQTVVAGIGNVYRAELLFRARIDPHRPGSQLTSDELRGLWRDWVKLLRIGVETGQMLTIDGLRGAKREAALANRADRHWVYKREGMPCRRCGTAVALETMQGRKLYWCPGCQL from the coding sequence ATGCCTGAGGGCCACTCCGTCCATCGCATCGCGCGGCAGTTCGCCACGAACTTCGTCGGTCGCACGGCCACGGTCTCCAGCCCCCAGGGACGCTTCGAGGTCGGCGCCGCCGAGCTCGACGGCCACGAGATCACGTCGTCAGAGGCGATCGGCAAGCACCTGCTGCTGGGCTTCGGCGGCACGGCGGCGGCGCCGGAGCGCGTGCTGCACGTGCACCTCGGCATCTATGGCGCCTGGGACTTCGCGGGCGCCATCTCGGTCGACCCCACCATCCTCGCCGCCAGAGCGGCGGTGGGCGCCGCCCGTATGGGGCAGACGGGCATGCGCGGCACGCAGCCGGCCGCGGCAGGCGTCGACGGCGAGCACGAGGATTCCATCGCATCGATCGGCGCTCCGAGGCTCGCCCGGCTGCGTGCCGGCGAGCACGAGACGGCGAGCGAGGCCGCGACCTTCCCGCCGGACCCGGTCGGTCAGGTGCGCGTGCGCATCCTCACCGACTCATCGGTCGCCGATCTGCGCGGGCCAACGGTCTGCGAGGTGCTCGACGAGGCTCAGGTGCGCGCGCTGGCAGAGCGGCTCGGGCCCGACCCGGAGGCGCCCACCGAGTCGCGCAAGCACGCCGAGGAGCGCTTCGTAGCGCGAGCGGCGCGATCCGGGCAGGCCATCGGGCAGCTGCTCATGGATCAGACGGTCGTCGCCGGCATCGGCAACGTCTACCGCGCCGAGCTGCTGTTCCGTGCGCGCATCGACCCGCACCGCCCCGGCAGTCAGCTCACGAGCGACGAGCTGCGGGGCCTGTGGCGCGACTGGGTGAAGCTGCTGCGCATCGGCGTCGAGACGGGTCAGATGCTCACGATCGACGGGCTGCGGGGCGCGAAGCGCGAGGCCGCGCTCGCCAATCGGGCCGATCGCCACTGGGTCTACAAGCGCGAGGGGATGCCGTGCCGGCGCTGCGGCACGGCCGTCGCGCTCGAGACGATGCAGGGCCGCAAGCTCTACTGGTGCCCCGGCTGCCAGCTGTAG
- a CDS encoding FAD-binding dehydrogenase, with protein sequence MAAHDTDVIVIGSGLSGLVAACTALDRGRTVTIVEQEGPQSIGGQAFWSFGGLFLVDSPEQRRLGIEDSLELAWHDWEHTAGFDRDEDGSGEDLWARRWADAYLDFAHRDLRPWLRELGIRLFPVVGHAERGAHTEGGHGNTVPRFHIVWGTGPGIVAPFTRRLRDAVHDGSATLAFRHRVTALRTEGDRVVGVAGERLAPDLTVRGEPSSREVVGAFELRAESVVVATGGIGGELDRVRELWPASLGAPPTEAVRGVPMHVDGSGLELANDAGARLVNADRMWHYTEGIKNWDPIWPDHGIRILPGPSSLWLDHLGRRLPSPNYPGFDTLSTLAHLRSVKADHSWFVLTQSIVEKEFTLSGSEQNPDLTGKSLRTLAKRVLPGAPAPVQAFLDHGEDFIVAHSLTELLDGMEQLGRSADGSTIDRAAVVAAIEERDAAVVDPASTDPQAVEIRRAREYVGDRLLRTAAPHRILDEAHWPLIAVRLRTLTRKTLGGIQTDLDSRALGADGEPVPGLFAVGEAAGFGGGGVHGYRALEGTFLGGCLHTGLRAGRAA encoded by the coding sequence ATGGCCGCGCACGACACTGACGTCATCGTGATCGGGAGCGGCCTGTCGGGCCTCGTCGCCGCGTGCACGGCGCTCGATCGCGGCCGCACCGTCACCATCGTCGAGCAGGAGGGGCCGCAGTCGATCGGCGGCCAGGCCTTCTGGTCGTTCGGCGGCCTCTTCCTGGTGGACTCTCCAGAGCAGCGCAGGCTCGGCATCGAGGACTCGCTCGAGCTCGCCTGGCACGACTGGGAGCACACCGCGGGCTTCGACCGCGACGAGGACGGCAGCGGCGAGGACCTCTGGGCGCGCCGCTGGGCCGACGCGTACCTCGACTTCGCCCACCGCGACCTGCGGCCCTGGCTGCGCGAGCTCGGCATCCGCCTCTTCCCCGTCGTCGGGCACGCAGAGCGCGGGGCACACACCGAGGGCGGTCACGGCAACACCGTCCCCCGCTTCCACATCGTCTGGGGCACGGGCCCCGGGATCGTCGCCCCCTTCACGAGGAGGCTTCGGGATGCGGTGCACGACGGCAGCGCGACGCTCGCGTTCCGACACCGGGTGACAGCGCTGCGCACCGAGGGCGACCGCGTCGTGGGCGTCGCAGGCGAGCGGCTCGCGCCCGACCTCACGGTGCGCGGCGAGCCCTCCAGCCGAGAGGTCGTCGGCGCGTTCGAGCTGCGCGCCGAGAGCGTCGTGGTGGCGACCGGCGGCATCGGCGGCGAGCTCGATCGCGTGCGCGAGCTCTGGCCCGCCTCGCTCGGCGCACCGCCGACCGAGGCCGTGCGCGGCGTGCCGATGCACGTCGACGGATCCGGGCTCGAGCTCGCGAACGACGCCGGCGCGCGGCTCGTCAACGCCGACCGCATGTGGCACTACACCGAGGGCATCAAGAACTGGGATCCGATCTGGCCCGACCACGGCATCCGCATCCTGCCGGGACCATCGAGCCTCTGGCTCGACCACCTGGGGCGCCGGCTGCCCTCCCCCAACTACCCGGGCTTCGACACCCTCTCGACGCTCGCCCACCTGCGCTCGGTCAAGGCGGATCACTCCTGGTTCGTGCTCACGCAGTCGATCGTCGAGAAGGAGTTCACACTCTCGGGCTCTGAGCAGAACCCCGACCTCACCGGCAAGAGCCTGCGCACGCTCGCGAAGCGCGTGCTGCCAGGAGCTCCCGCGCCGGTGCAGGCGTTCCTCGACCACGGCGAGGACTTCATCGTCGCCCATTCGCTCACCGAGCTGCTCGACGGCATGGAGCAGCTGGGGCGGAGCGCCGACGGCTCGACCATCGATCGCGCCGCGGTCGTCGCCGCCATCGAGGAGCGCGATGCCGCAGTGGTCGACCCAGCATCCACCGACCCGCAGGCGGTCGAGATCCGCCGGGCGCGCGAGTACGTCGGCGACCGCCTCCTGCGCACGGCGGCGCCCCACCGGATCCTCGACGAGGCGCACTGGCCGCTCATCGCCGTGCGCCTGCGCACCCTGACGCGCAAGACCCTCGGCGGCATCCAGACCGACCTCGACTCCCGTGCACTGGGCGCCGACGGCGAGCCCGTGCCGGGGCTCTTCGCAGTCGGCGAGGCCGCGGGCTTCGGCGGCGGCGGCGTGCACGGCTACCGGGCGCTCGAGGGCACGTTCCTGGGCGGATGCCTCCACACCGGGCTGCGGGCGGGTCGCGCAGCCTGA
- a CDS encoding DsbA family protein, producing the protein MTEQAVQQGPQRVRMWFDPTCPWAWMTSRWLGEVAQTRDFEVDWQVMSLAVLNEGRDLPEEYAARMPRSMRLTRLVTAARAAGGDAVVKPLYDALGERIHHQRRKDDDSIIAESLAAVGLDAALVEESDAHDTTLRATHQTAIDLVGDDVGTPVVAVDDVAFFGPVVSPAPKGADALRLFDGIVAAASIEGFFELKRTRTRGPQFDITADPEGEAA; encoded by the coding sequence ATGACTGAACAGGCTGTGCAGCAGGGTCCGCAGCGCGTGCGGATGTGGTTCGATCCGACGTGCCCGTGGGCGTGGATGACGTCCCGCTGGCTGGGCGAGGTCGCCCAGACCCGCGACTTCGAGGTCGACTGGCAGGTGATGAGCCTGGCGGTGCTCAACGAGGGGCGTGACCTGCCCGAGGAGTATGCCGCGCGCATGCCGCGCTCGATGCGCCTCACCCGCCTGGTGACGGCTGCTCGTGCTGCGGGCGGTGACGCGGTCGTGAAGCCGCTCTACGACGCGCTCGGCGAGCGCATCCATCACCAGCGTCGCAAGGACGACGACTCGATCATCGCGGAGTCGCTCGCTGCAGTCGGTCTCGACGCCGCGCTCGTCGAGGAGAGCGACGCGCACGACACGACGCTGCGGGCGACGCACCAGACCGCGATCGACCTGGTCGGCGACGACGTCGGCACGCCCGTCGTGGCGGTCGACGACGTGGCGTTCTTCGGCCCGGTCGTCAGCCCGGCGCCCAAGGGTGCGGATGCGCTGCGGCTGTTCGACGGCATCGTCGCGGCCGCGTCGATCGAGGGCTTCTTCGAGCTCAAGCGCACGCGCACGCGCGGGCCGCAGTTCGACATCACGGCCGATCCCGAGGGCGAGGCCGCCTGA
- a CDS encoding ribose-5-phosphate isomerase encodes MRIHVATDHAGFEMSKRLVEHLAANGHEVEDHGPTGYDAEDDYPSFCINAARAVVRDQRAGVEALGVVFGGSGNGEQMAANKVEGVRAALAWSLATAELAREHNDANVVAVGARQHSEEEMLELIDAFIATPFSGVDRHARRIAQLGEYETTGAIAGHEIV; translated from the coding sequence ATGCGCATCCACGTCGCCACCGATCACGCGGGCTTCGAGATGTCGAAGCGGCTCGTCGAGCACCTGGCAGCCAATGGTCACGAGGTGGAGGACCACGGACCGACCGGCTACGACGCCGAGGACGACTACCCCTCGTTCTGCATCAACGCGGCACGTGCGGTCGTGCGCGACCAGCGTGCGGGCGTCGAGGCGCTCGGCGTCGTGTTCGGCGGCTCGGGCAACGGCGAGCAGATGGCGGCCAACAAGGTCGAGGGCGTGCGCGCCGCGCTCGCCTGGAGCCTCGCGACGGCTGAGCTCGCCCGCGAGCACAACGACGCGAACGTCGTCGCCGTCGGTGCTCGGCAGCACAGCGAGGAGGAGATGCTCGAGCTCATCGACGCCTTCATCGCGACGCCGTTCTCGGGTGTGGATCGCCACGCGCGCCGCATCGCGCAGCTGGGGGAGTACGAGACGACGGGCGCCATCGCCGGCCACGAGATCGTCTGA
- a CDS encoding mechanosensitive ion channel domain-containing protein has protein sequence MFESGQADDAGIDWAAVGAWWERWGAPIGVLLVIVGAFIAYAIVKAIVGRVVHEVVTGVKRKADAADTEALVNSPLAQVRVVQRTRAIGSVLNTLAAWLIGAFGLILILSILGVDPASLVAMAGFLGAAAGIGAQGVIKDFLNGLFMVFEDQLGIGDTVDLGEASGIVESVGIRVTQVRDVNGTLWYVRNGEIIRVGNESQGWARVVIDQAVPYESDIDAVTQRLIDVATDLSEDVAWLGRIIDKPAVWGIESVSAEAVVVRLVVKTRASAKYDVARELRRRVKDGLDDLGVTLPSLQKIVVKGIEDSA, from the coding sequence GTGTTCGAGAGCGGGCAGGCTGACGACGCCGGCATCGACTGGGCCGCCGTCGGAGCGTGGTGGGAGCGCTGGGGCGCACCGATCGGCGTGCTGCTGGTCATCGTCGGCGCATTCATCGCGTACGCGATCGTCAAGGCGATCGTCGGCCGCGTCGTGCACGAGGTCGTCACGGGCGTCAAGCGCAAGGCCGACGCCGCCGACACCGAGGCGCTCGTCAACTCGCCGCTCGCGCAGGTGCGCGTCGTGCAGCGCACCCGCGCGATCGGCAGCGTGCTCAACACGCTTGCCGCCTGGCTGATCGGAGCGTTCGGACTCATCCTGATCCTCAGCATCCTGGGCGTCGATCCGGCCTCGCTGGTCGCCATGGCAGGCTTCCTCGGCGCTGCGGCGGGCATCGGCGCGCAGGGCGTCATCAAGGACTTCCTGAACGGCCTGTTCATGGTGTTCGAGGATCAGCTGGGCATCGGCGACACGGTCGACCTCGGCGAGGCATCCGGGATCGTCGAGTCGGTCGGCATCCGTGTCACCCAGGTGCGCGACGTCAACGGCACGCTCTGGTACGTCCGCAACGGCGAGATCATCCGAGTCGGCAACGAGTCGCAGGGCTGGGCTCGGGTCGTCATCGACCAGGCCGTGCCCTATGAGTCGGACATCGACGCCGTCACGCAGCGCCTGATCGATGTCGCGACCGACCTGAGCGAAGACGTCGCGTGGCTCGGTCGCATCATCGACAAGCCCGCCGTCTGGGGCATCGAGTCGGTCTCGGCAGAGGCCGTCGTGGTGCGGCTGGTCGTCAAGACACGCGCGAGCGCGAAGTACGACGTCGCCCGCGAGCTGCGCCGCCGCGTCAAGGACGGCCTCGACGACCTGGGCGTCACGCTGCCCTCGCTGCAGAAGATCGTCGTCAAGGGCATCGAGGACAGCGCCTGA